One genomic window of Eleginops maclovinus isolate JMC-PN-2008 ecotype Puerto Natales chromosome 12, JC_Emac_rtc_rv5, whole genome shotgun sequence includes the following:
- the LOC134873638 gene encoding neurogenic locus notch homolog protein 1-like isoform X2, whose protein sequence is MHIFFVKLTFLLSLIALTRGLRCSMPTESCMNQGRCEATPDGNGECKCRNGYAGSRCQVRDPCTTSPCMNSGTCRVVTKGNTVDFNCTCKLGYTDRRCLTPINNVCISSPCRNGGTCELESLQTYKCRCPPGWSGKLCQQADPCASNPCANSGKCSAIESHYICSCTAFFSGKTCKQDINECDASPSPCKNGGLCINEVGGYKCQCPQEYTGKHCESRYLPCNPSPCHNGGTCIQKGETSYECSCVPGFTGKNCNHNIDDCPGHGCQNGGTCVDGVNTYNCQCKPEFTGQLCTEDVDECLLMPNACQNGGTCHNTYGSYQCVCVNGWTGDDCSENIDDCASAACHHGSTCHDRVASFYCQCPQERTGLLCQLDDACISNPCQKGSNCDTNPVSGNHFCTCPTGYFGASCDQDMDECSLGSNPCEHAGKCINTKGSFQCNCQRGYMGPRCELDINECMSNPCLNEATCLDRIGDFNCICMPGYTGKFCEIDTDECANSPCLNNGKCIDKINAFHCQCPTGFTGNLCRIDIDECASTPCKNGAKCTDGPNKYTCECTEGYSGRHCETDINECYSDPCHYGTCIDGLASFSCHCKPGYTGRLCETNINECLSQPCRNGGTCLDRENAYICSCLKGTKGINCEINIDDCKSNPCDYGTCIDKINGYECACEPGYTGTMCNINIDECAINPCHNGGTCIDGINSFTCMCPEGYHDTTCFSQVNECLSNPCIHGHCDDKINGYKCLCDSGWSGKNCDINNNECESNPCMNGGTCKDMTSGYVCNCRMGFTGPNCQTNINECASNPCLNQGTCIDDVAGYKCNCVLPYTGENCETLMAPCSSKPCKQGGVCQESEDYQSFSCICPEGWQGQTCEVDIKECVKNPCRNGATCQNTLGSYRCACKPGFAGRNCESNVDDCKPNPCSNGGLCKDEVNGFLCTCQPGFRGTKCEEDINECESNPCKNGANCTDCVNSYTCTCPAGFSGIHCENNTPDCTESSCFNGGSCMDGINTFTCLCPPGFTGIYCQHDINECDSKPCLNGGTCQDSYGTYKCTCPHGYTGLNCQNLVRWCDSSPCKNGGSCWQRGTSYNCECETGWGGLYCDVPSVSCEVAAKQRGVDVAHLCRNSGQCLDAGNVHYCHCQVGYTGSYCEEQVDECTPNPCQNGATCTDFLGGYTCKCLPGYVGTNCSDEINECFSQPCQNGGTCIDLINTYKCSCPRGTQGVHCEINIDDCNPFTDPVTNEPKCFNKGKCVDRVGGYHCICSAGYVGERCEGDVNECLSNPCDPRGTHSCIQLTNSYRCDCRTGYTGERCETVFDGCKGKPCRNGGTCAVASNTQYGFICKCPPGFTGSTCEYDAQACGNLHCRNGGTCISGNKNPKCLCTPSFTGPECQYPTDSPCNSSPCYNGGTCEYTSEAPFYNCVCPKNFNGLRCHILDYSFQGGFGRDIPLPPPEVEGTCDIPLCKEAQHNKYCDVLCNNHACGWDNGDCSLNFDDPWKNCSASLQCWRYFNDGKCDSQCDNAGCLYDGFDCQNLEGQCNPLYDQYCKDHYADGHCDQGCNNAECEWDGLDCANSMPEKLAVGQLVLVVHITPEQLLNNSFGFLRELSRVLRTNVIFRKDAKGEMMVYPYYDDHELKKYTVKRSVDSWSEVPGKVLNVMKRSLKDVVVGSRRVRRELDHLQIKGSVVHMEVDNRQCFQQSTECFQSTDDAAAFLGALASSGKLDVPYTIEAVYSGVDPPPSQDLYPIYLVLAGIGILAFLGVGMVAARKRRHEHGRLWLPEGFKTTETSKKKRREPVGEDSVGLKPLKNASDISLMDEAQNEWGEDEPSDAKRFRFDEQAILEVDNQTDHRQWTQQHLDAADLRIPSIAPTPPQGEIENDCMDVNVRGPDGFTPLMIASCSGGGLETGNSEEEEDASANVINDFIYQGANLHNQTDRTGETALHLAARYARSDAAKRLLEASADANVQDNMGRTPLHAAVAADAQGVFQILIRNRATDLDARMHDGTTPLILAARLAVEGMVEELISCHADVNAIDDFGKSALHWAAAVNNVEAAIVLLKNSANKDMQNNKEETPLFLAAREGSFETAKVLLDHFANREITDHMDRLPRDIAQERMHHDIVRLMDDYNLVRSPHMHGGSMSTTLSPPLCSPNGYLGGMKQHQPQGQGKKARKPSTKGIGCKDGKDMKVKKKNSQDGKSGNLLDSSGVLSPVDSLESPHGYVSDVASPPMMTSPFQQSPVSLNHLQGMSDPHLSVNHMVMPNKQELARMQFDPLPPRLTHMPVSSGGGQGAINGQCDWLSRMHNNMSQASQFNPMRGAAGGQGALQHGMMTALHNGHPANSLSQMMSYQGIQNSRLGPQPHIMQQQQMQQMQNLQQLQQQQQSIQLQHQNSNTTSSQNFISSELSSPELQQGSGNSSIPIHTILPQETQIMPSSISQSMPSTQFLTPPSQHSYSGPMDNTPNHQVQVPDHPFLTPSPGSPDQWSSSSPHSNMSDWSEGISSPPTSMQSQIGHIPEQFK, encoded by the exons GTTTTACTGGGAAAAACTGCAATCACAACATTGATGACTGTCCAGGTCATGGCTGCCAGAATGGTGGGACGTGTGTAGACGGAGTCAACACCTACAACTGCCAGTGCAAACCAGAATTTACAG GTCAACTCTGCACCGAAGATGTCGACGAGTGCCTGCTGATGCCCAACGCCTGCCAAAATGGCGGCACATGTCACAACACCTACGGCAGCTACCAGTGCGTGTGCGTGAACGGCTGGACCGGTGACGACTGCAGCGAGAATATCGATGACTGCGCCAGCGCTGCGTGCCACCACGGCTCCACCTGTCATGACCGTGTGGCTTCTTTCTACTGCCAGTGCCCCCAAGAACGCacag GACTGCTGTGCCAGCTGGACGATGCCTGCATCAGCAACCCCTGTCAGAAAGGCTCCAATTGTGACACCAACCCTGTCAGCGGAAACCATTTCTGCACCTGTCCAACGGGATACTTCGGAGCGTCCTGTGATCAGGATATGGACGAGTGCTCACTGG GTTCCAACCCGTGTGAGCACGCAGGGAAGTGTATAAACACCAAGGGCTCGTTCCAGTGTAATTGCCAGCGGGGTTACATGGGGCCTCGCTGCGAGCTGGACATCAACGAGTGCATGTCCAACCCCTGTTTGAATGAGGCCACCTGTCTGGACCGAATAGGAGACTTCAACTGTATCTGCATGCCAG GTTACACGGGGAAGTTCTGCGAGATCGATACGGACGAGTGCGCCAACAGCCCCTGCCTGAACAACGGCAAGTGTATCGACAAGATCAACGCCTTCCACTGCCAGTGCCCCACAG GCTTCACTGGGAACCTTTGCCGGATAGACATCGACGAGTGTGCCAGCACGCCTTGCAAAAATGGCGCCAAGTGCACAGACGGCCCAAACAAGTACACCTGCGAGTGTACTGAAG gttACTCTGGGAGGCACTGTGAGACAGACATCAACGAGTGTTACTCGGACCCGTGCCACTACGGCACCTGCATCGACGGCCTGGCCTCTTTCAGCTGCCACTGCAAGCCAGGATACACCGGGCGGCTGTGTGAGACCAACATCAACGAGTGTCTGAGCCAGCCGTGCAGGAACGGAGGCACTTGCCTGGACCGGGAGAACGCCTACATCTGCAGCTGTCTCAAGGGCACCAAAG GAATCAACTGTGAAATCAACATTGACGACTGCAAGAGCAATCCCTGTGACTATGGGACATGCATCGACAAGATCAATGGCTATGAGTGCGCCTGTGAACCCGGCTACACTG GTACCATGTGCAACATCAACATCGACGAGTGTGCCATAAACCCCTGCCACAATGGCGGCACCTGTATCGACGGCATCAACAGCTTCACCTGCATGTGTCCAGAAGGTTACCATGACACCACCTGCTTCTCCCAGGTCAACGAGTGCCTCAGCAACCCCTGCATCCACGGTCACTGCGACGACAAGATCAACGG CTATAAATGCCTGTGTGATTCTGGCTGGAGCGGAAAAAACTGCGACATTAACAACAACGAGTGTGAATCCAACCCCTGTATGAATGGAGGCACCTGCAAGGACATGACCAGCGGATACGTCTGCAACTGTCGCATGGGCTTCACCG GCCCAAACTGTCAGACCAACATCAATGAATGTGCCTCCAACCCCTGCCTCAACCAGGGGACGTGCATTGACGACGTCGCTGGGTACAAGTGCAACTGTGTGCTTCCCTACACGG GAGAAAACTGTGAAACCTTGATGGCACCCTGCAGCTCTAAACCCTGCAAGCAAGGAGGAGTGTGTCAGGAGTCAGAAGACTATCAGAGCTTCTCCTGCATCTGTCCTGAGGGATGGCAAG GTCAAACATGTGAGGTGGACATCAAAGAGTGTGTGAAGAATCCCTGTCGCAATGGAGCGACCTGCCAGAACACTTTGGGCAGTTACCGCTGTGCCTGCAAACCGGGCTTTGCTGGACGCAACTGTGAAAGCAATGTGGATGACTGCAAGCCTA ACCCCTGTAGTAACGGCGGCCTGTGTAAGGACGAGGTGAACGGCTTCCTGTGCACCTGCCAGCCCGGCTTCCGGGGCACAAAGTGCGAGGAGGATATCAACGAGTGTGAGAGCAACCCCTGCAAGAACGGAGCCAACTGTACCGACTGCGTCAACAGTTACACCTGTACCTGCCCAGCCGGCTTCAGCGGGATCCACTGTGAAAATAACACACCTGACTGCACCGAGAG CTCATGTTTCAATGGGGGTTCCTGTATGGACGGCATCAACACATTCACCTGTTTATGCCCGCCGGGCTTTACTGGGATCTACTGCCAGCATGACATCAACGAGTGTGACTCCAAACCCTGCCTAAATGGCGGGACCTGCCAGGACAGCTACGGCACATACAAGTGCACCTGCCCTCACGGATACACTGGGCTCAACTGTCAG AACTTGGTCCGCTGGTGCGACTCGTCCCCCTGTAAGAACGGGGGATCTTGCTGGCAGAGGGGAACCTCATACAACTGCGAGTGTGAGACCGGCTGGGGGGGACTTTATTGTGACGTCCCAAGCGTCTCCTGTGAGGTGGCGGCCAAACAGAGAG GAGTGGACGTTGCCCATCTTTGCCGTAACTCGGGTCAGTGTCTGGACGCAGGAAACGTGCACTACTGCCACTGCCAGGTTGGATATACTGGCAGTTACTGTGAGGAGCAGGTGGACGAGTGCACCCCTAACCCCTGCCAAAACGGAGCAACCTGCACTGACTTCTTAGGCGGATACACCTGCAAG TGTCTGCCAGGATACGTGGGGACCAACTGCTCTGACGAGATCAATGAATGTTTCTCCCAGCCGTGCCAGAACGGGGGCACCTGCATTGACCTGATCAATACCTACAAATGCTCTTGTCCCCGGGGAACCCAAG GTGTGCACTGTGAGATCAACATCGACGACTGCAACCCGTTCACCGACCCGGTCACCAATGAGCCCAAGTGTTTTAACAAGGGCAAGTGTGTGGACCGAGTCGGGGGCTACCACTGCATCTGCTCTGCGGGGTACGTAGGGGAGCGCTGCGAGGGAGATGTCAACGAGTGTCTCTCCAACCCCTGTGACCCGCGGGGCACACACAGCTGCATCCAGCTCACCAACAGCTACCGCTGCGACTGCCGCACCGGATACACAG GTGAACGCTGTGAAACAGTGTTTGATGGATGTAAGGGCAAACCGTGTCGCAATGGAGGGACCTGCGCCGTAGCCAGCAACACACAATACGGCTTCATCTGCAAATGTCCTCCT GGTTTCACAGGCTCCACGTGTGAATATGACGCTCAGGCCTGCGGTAACCTTCACTGCCGTAATGGAGGCACCTGCATCTCCGGCAACAAGAACCCTAAGTGTCTGTGCACCCCATCCTTTACCGGGCCGGAGTGCCAGTATCCCACAGACAGCCCCTGTAACTCCAGCCCCTGTTACAACGGTGGCACGTGTGAGTACACCAGCGAGGCGCCGTTTTACAACTGTGTCTGCCCCAAAAACTTTAACGGCCTCCGCTGCCACATCCTGGACTACAGCTTCCAGGGAGGGTTCGGACGCGACATCCCGCTGCCGCCGCCCGAGGTGGAGGGCACTTGCGACATCCCGCTCTGCAAGGAAGCTCAGCACAACAAATACTGCGACGTGCTCTGTAACAACCATGCCTGTGGCTGGGACAACGGAGACTGCTCGCTCAACTTCGACGACCCCTGGAAGAACTGCTCGGCCTCTCTGCAGTGCTGGCGATACTTTAATGATGGAAAGTGCGACTCGCAGTGTGACAACGCTGGGTGTCTGTACGATGGGTTTGACTGCCAGAATCTGGAAGGACAGTGCAA TCCTCTATATGACCAGTACTGCAAGGACCACTACGCTGACGGCCACTGCGACCAGGGCTGCAACAATGCCGAGTGCGAGTGGGACGGCTTGGACTGTGCTAACAGCATGCCAGAGAAGCTCGCCGTGGGCCAGCTTGTCCTGGTGGTGCACATCACCCCCGAGCAGCTCCTTAACAACTCGTTCGGCTTCCTGCGCGAGCTTAGCCGCGTCCTCCGCACCAACGTGATCTTCAGGAAGGACGCCAAGGGCGAGATGATGGTGTACCCATACTACGACGACCACGAGCTGAAAAAGTACACTGTGAAGCGCTCGGTGGATTCGTGGTCGGAGGTTCCTGGCAAGGTGCTGAACGTGATGAAGAGGAGCCTGAAAGACGTGGTGGTCGGGAGCAGGAGAGTGAGGAGGGAGCTGGATCACCTGCAGATCAAAGG TTCTGTGGTTCACATGGAGGTGGACAACCGTCAGTGTTTCCAGCAGTCCACTGAATGTTTCCAGAGCACCGATGACGCTGCAGCCTTCCTCGGGGCTCTGGCCTCCAGCGGCAAATTGGACGTGCCCTACACCATTGAAGCAGTTTATA GCGGTGTGGACCCACCACCATCGCAGGACCTCTACCCGATCTACTTGGTCCTGGCCGGCATTGGGATACTGGCCTTCCTTGGAGTGGGGATGGTGGCTGCCCGAAAGCGCCGCCATGAGCACGGGCGCCTCTGGCTCCCCGAGGGCTTCAAGACCACCGAGACCAGCAAGAAGAAGAGACGTGAGCCTGTCGGGGAGGATTCTGTGGGATTAAA GCCACTGAAAAACGCCTCGGACATTTCACTCATGGACGAAGCGCAAAATGAGTGGGGAGAAGACGAGCCTTCGGATGCAAAACGTTTTAGG TTTGACGAGCAGGCTATCCTGGAGGTGGACAACCAAACGGACCACCGTCAGTGGACGCAGCAGCACCTGGATGCCGCCGACCTGCGCATCCCCTCAATCGCTCCCACACCCCCTCAGGGCGAGATTGAGAATGACTGCATGGATGTCAATGTCCGGGGACCAG ATGGATTCACGCCGCTGATGATTGCCTCCTGCAGCGGGGGAGGCTTAGAAACAGGCAacagtgaagaagaggaagacgcCTCCGCCAACGTCATCAATGACTTCATCTACCAGGGCGCGAACCTTCACAACCAGACCGACCGCACGGGTGAAACCGCTCTGCACCTGGCCGCCCGCTACGCTCGCTCCGACGCCGCCAAGCGCCTGCTGGAGGCCAGCGCTGACGCCAACGTGCAGGACAACATGGGCAGGACGCCTCTGCACGCCGCTGTGGCAGCTGACGCCCAGGGGGTCTTCCAG ATCCTGATAAGAAACCGTGCTACTGACTTGGATGCCCGCATGCATGACGGTACTACACCCCTGATCCTGGCTGCCCGGCTGGCGGTGGAGGGCATGGTGGAGGAGCTCATAAGCTGTCACGCTGATGTCAATGCAATCGATGATTTTG GTAAATCCGCCCTACATTGGGCCGCAGCAGTCAATAATGTGGAGGCTGCCATTGTGCTGCTCAAGAACAGTGCCAACAAGGACATGCAAAATAACAAG GAGGAAACACCTCTATTCTTGGCTGCGAGGGAAGGAAGCTTCGAGACTGCCAAGGTCTTGCTGGACCATTTCGCTAACAGAGAGATCACCGACCACATGGACCGGCTGCCCAGAGATATTGCGCAGGAAAGAATGCACCACGACATCGTGCGGCTGATGGACGATTACAACCTGGTACGGAGCCCTCACATGCATGGAGGGTCGATGAGCACCACACTgtccccccctctctgctcGCCCAACGGCTACCTGGGCGGCATGAAACAGCACCAGCCTCAAGGCCAGGGCAAGAAGGCGCGCAAGCCCAGCACCAAGGGTATCGGCTGCAAGGATGGCAAAGACATGAAGGTGAAGAAAAAGAACTCGCAGGACGGGAAGTCCGGAAACCTGCTGGACAGCTCAGGGGTTTTGTCACCGGTCGACTCGTTGGAGTCTCCACACGGCTATGTGTCTGACGTGGCCTCGCCGCCCATGATGACGTCCCCTTTCCAGCAGTCGCCTGTGTCCCTAAACCATCTGCAGGGCATGTCCGACCCACACCTGTCTGTGAACCACATGGTGATGCCAAACAAGCAGGAGCTGGCTCGAATGCAGTTTGACCCGCTGCCTCCCCGTCTCACCCACATGCCCGTGTCCAGCGGTGGCGGTCAGGGTGCTATAAATGGCCAATGCGATTGGCTGTCCAGGATGCACAACAACATGAGCCAGGCAAGCCAGTTCAACCCCATGAGAGGAGCAGCCGGCGGTCAGGGAGCCCTGCAGCACGGGATGATGACTGCGCTCCATAACGGCCACCCTGCCAACAGCCTGTCTCAGATGATGAGCTACCAGGGTATCCAGAACAGCAGACTGGGTCCACAGCCCCATatcatgcagcagcagcagatgcagcagatgcagaacctgcagcagctccagcagcagcagcagagcatcCAGCTGCAGCACCAGAACTCTAACACCACCAGCAGCCAGAACTTCATCAGCAGCGAGCTCAGCTCCCCGGAGCTCCAGCAGGGCAGCGGAAACTCGAGCATACCCATCCACACCATCCTGCCACAGGAGACCCAGATCATGCCCTCCTCCATCAGCCAGTCCATGCCCAGCACCCAGTTCCTCACCCCACCCTCCCAGCACAGCTATTCAGGCCCCATGGACAACACCCCAAACCATCAGGTGCAGGTGCCTGATCACCCCTTTCTGACCCCCTCCCCCGGCTCCCCCGACCAGTGGTCAAGTTCCTCTCCTCACTCTAACATGTCCGACTGGTCGGAGGGCATTTCAAGTCCACCGACGAGCATGCAGTCTCAGATCGGACATATACCTGaacagttcaaataa